Within Candidatus Roizmanbacteria bacterium CG_4_9_14_0_2_um_filter_38_17, the genomic segment ACAATAAGAAAATAGTATAAATTATGAACAAGGACTCTCTGTTTGGGACGCTTTTACAGGTAAGAAAATTAAATCGAGATTTAAGTTATCAGGATGAATGGGGATTACAAGATAGCTCACTTGAGTCATATCTCGCCAGCTTTAAGGACATAATAACTCAAGATGAGCTTGTGCAGATAATGGATAAAAACAAAGGATATCAAGCCACGCTTGATTTAATGGGGTCTGGTAGCGCTTGGGAAGATACATCAGTAGACGCAATTCTAGGAGTAACCCTGTCAGACAAGGATTATTCTATAGATAGAAGAACTGTTCTTGGGGGTGATGTCTTATCTAAAAAAACTTGGAAAAGAATCAGATCATATTTAAATGATAAAGAGCTAGAAGGTTTTAATATTATTACATGCCGTCCCGAGGGGGGTATTCATACTCTGCCTGACAATAAAGATTTATTCGGATATCTATTATCGGAAGCAGTAAGTTTGCTACATGAAGGTGGAGTTTTGCTTACTCAATTACCTGGTAGTCTTTCTCACGAAACCAGTAGATTAGTGTCTCAGCAATTAGTAGAAGACATTGAAGCCAAAATGGGTGTCTCAGTTTATTATCAATCAAGTCAATCTTTTGGTTTACCTAGTAAAATATCAGCAATTAGAGTTGATAAGTTAGTTTCTTGATAAATGTATGAAAAATCGTTTCTACCTTGTTCGTCATGGAAAAACAAAAAAACAAATCGGGGATCCTCCTCTTTCGATAAAAGGAATAAAGCAGGCTCGTAGTACAGCTAAATACTTCAAGTTATTACCAATACAAAAGCTTTTAGCAAGCCCTATTATAAGAACTCAACAGACAGCTCAGTATATTGCTGATGTCCTTGCTTTAGATGTCGTAACGCTTAATCTTCTGAGAGAACGCGTAAATTGGGGAGACGATCCAAATCAGACTTTTGATGACTTTCTAGCTATGTGGCAAAGAGCGTCACTTGAAAGAAACTGGCAACCACCAGTAGGAGATTCATCTTATGCTGCCGGAGAGCGAATATGTAAAATTATTTCCTCAACTCCTGATGAATTAAGTCATATTGTTTTGGTTACCCACGGAGGTATTATTACTGATTTTCTACGAAATGTTTTTGAGGCAAGCTTACTTGATAATAGACTTACAAATTTCAGCAAGGCAAAAGACGGAAGTCTCATTGAGTGTTCAATTACTATAGTAGATTACTATACAGATAAATCAGCTTATGATCTAGTTGAGCTTGGTTCTACGAGTCACTTACATGAGCTTTAGCTTTTTCAATAAATGAATCCCGAATTCTTGTTCAAAGGTATTTAAGTCAGAAAAAACTTTTAGAGAAAGCAGTCTAACAACCCAGTTGTGGCGAAGTGGAGATATGGTCAATATAGGTATGCCTGCATTATGAGCTACCCACATCTCTATTGCAGATCCCATGCTGGCTTCAGGTATAAAAGAGATGAGAAAATCGACCTCTCCAGCTATTTTACAATACCTAAAGAACATTTCTTCTGCTTCTTTGTTGTTGTATCCTAATCTATTAGGATCTGTCAGATCGGGATCAATAATCTCTACATTGGGGAAAATAGTTCTTAAATGAGATGTGATTCGCTCTCTATAATCTTGGGAGTGTATACCAAGTTCTTTCTTGTTTCCTTGCATAATACCAGCAATAAAAATTCTCATTATGTATCTACTATATAGTCTTAGAGAAAAATTGTTGTATTTGTTTTGTGACATATTTAATTTCTTTTTTAGTCAAGAAAGGATGCAAAGGTAGTGATAACGCTTCCTTACTCCATTGTTCTGCTTCTGGAAAAGAACCCTTATTACCTGTGTATGAAAACGATGTAGTAAAGTGAATTGGTTTTGGGTAATGAATTCCAGTTTCGATACCTTGTTCTTTTAGCCATTTCCTTAGATTGTTTCGTTGTTTTGTTCTAATCACAAATAAATGAAAAGAGTGCTCACCAAAGCTACTTTCTAAAGGAAGGGTTAAATTCTTTAATTGTACAAGATTATTGAAATAAATGGTTGCTAGCTGTTTTCTGATTAAGAGCCATTTTTCCAAATAACGCATTTTAACGAGAAGAAAGGCTGCTTGGATTTCATCAAGTCGACTATTTCTTCCCACAAATATACTATCGTAACGATTTCTTTCCCCATACATTCTTAGCATTTTAAGTTTCTCATATGTTCTTTTCGTATTTGTAACTATAGCTCCGCCATCACCTAATGCGCCTAAATTTTTTGTAGGATAGAAACTAAATATAGCCATATCCCCAAAAGAGCCAACGGGCTTTTTTTTATAGATGGATCCAACTGCTTGAGCACAATCTTCAATAAGTAAAATTTTATTTTCTTTACAAATAGATTTAATTTCATTAATATTTGCAGATAAACCATATAAGTGCACAATAATAATAGCCTTCGTTTTATGAGTGATTTTCTTTTTTAATTGTTTTGGGTCAAGGTTAGCTGTATTTCTTTCTACATCTATTAATACAGGTGAGGCGTGACTTAGTGCAACTCCGAAAATAGTTGGATATGAATTTGCGGGTAGAATTACTTCATCCCCAACCCCAATATTATTTGCTTGCAGGGCTAGTGTAATTGCGTCGGTACCTGAGGCACAGCTAACACAATATAGTCTATTGACTTTTTTTGCCATTTTTTCTTCAAACTCAGACACCTTGGGACCGAGTATTAAAAAACCACTTTCTCCTAGTTGATCAAGAGAATCATGAAGCTCGTTTCTAATCACTTTAAATTCCCTGCTTGTTGGGAAAAATGGAACCTTAATCCCAATAGTAGTTTTTGTTTTTTTCATAAAAATTTAATGTTAATTTAATTCCATTTTCTAATGTGGTCATTGGTTTCCATCCAACATATTTATTAAATTTTTCCCAGTTTGCTATGTAACTTCCTACCTCTATTTTTTTCCGATCCTCTGAAAATTCGACGCAACTATATTTACCTTTTCCATATACTGTTATTGCAGTTTTTATAAACTCCTCAAGACTTACTGCTTCACCTCCTAAATTAAATGCTTGTCCCCAAGTGTTATCGGATGCTGCTGATAATAGAAAGGCATCAACAACATCATCGACATAATTTATGTCTCTTATTTGTGACCCAGCACCCATTAGTTTTATTTCATTGCTATCTATTAATTGACGAAGAAACCAATTTAATACTCCTTGTCGTGAATGTTTCATCTGGTGACGTGGACCATAGCAATTAGTAAGTCTTAAAGAAGTAGTTTTTATTCCATATATATGGAAATACAGCAAATGGTATTGTTCACCTGCGATGTTATTTATTCCGTTAACATCTGTAGGAACTTGTGGATGATTTTCATCTACAGGTAGATATGTTGGTCTTCCATATTGATTTCTAGTTCCTGCCCAAACAATCTTAATCAATGGATTATTAAGTCTGCATGCCTCAAGAATTGATAATTGACTGACACAATTTACTTCAAGATCTGTAAAAGGATCGGTCATGCTATCTATGTGGCTTAATGTTCCTGCTAAGTTAAACAATATATCTTTATCCTTTACTAAATAATTTATACTGGGGCGGTCTCGGACGTCGGAGATGTTAATATTTAATTTATTTTTTACCTCCTGAATATTAAATAAATTACCACCGTAATCGGGAATGAGTGAATCAATTAAAGTGACATGTGCTCCGAGCTTTACTAGTGCTATTGCAAGGTTGCTACCAATGAATCCAAGTCCGCCTGTTATTAAAATTTCTTTATTGCTATAAAACTGTTGAAGATGATTCTTTGTCATTTTATACGATTGAATCGATATTTAAGTCTTCTAATGCATACCCTCTTTCCAATGATTGTAGAATTGAGAAGTGTTTCAATACGTAGGTTTGAATATTGGGATTGTTTCTGAGTAAGTTATTCCTATTAAGTCCAAAAATAGTTCGGAGATAAGAGAGAGAACGGAGAGCATGATAAATTAATCTCTTTTGTGGGTAGTTAGGGGATATTTTTCTGGTGATGTTATAACCCCTTAGAAAATCTTTTTTTTGATCATAAAATTCGTTTTTATATGATGAGAAATAAAGCCAATTCTCTATAAAAGCAATGTCTATTTCTGGATCTCCAACTAGAACATCTTCAAGATCTATTAGACTTTTAATCTGCCAAATTCCATTTTCTCCTGAATTTGCAATGAAATTGGCAAATCTAGCATCTCCATGACTCATGCTTAACGAACTACCTAATAAATTTGTTTGGGTACTACCGATTTGATTATGTAAACCTGGAAGAAGTTGTACTATTTTTGCAGGACTGATACCCCCTATTCCTTGATCATTTGACAGCTCAAAAATCTTGCGAGATTCTTCATTAACTTGTTCTAATACATGTTGTATCCAATTGGTGTAATATGCGGGGTTTAACCCCATAATTTCATTATCGGTTAAGTTATCATTTCTGTGAAATGTGCCAATACGATATCCTAAGTCTTGAGCTAAGTTTGTGATATGTTGAGTTCTTTCTTTTTCCATTAAGCGAGATTCTATTGTTTCGTCTAAATTATATCCTTCGACAAATTCTCTTATTAGAAAGCCTGTTTCATTTCCGTCAACTAATTCATACCCTCCATCATACATTTTAGGAATGAGTACTTCTGGATCACCATCAAGCACATCTCTTATTAAAGATTCCTTTTCTATTTTCCACCAATCTGAAGTATCTCGAAAAATTGTAAAAACTAGAGTCTCATGCGAAGGGTTTTGTCCAAAAAATCTAACCTTATAGCTTTCGTTGCTTATTCCACCTTCTAATCTAGAGTATGTGTAAAGGTCGGTCGAAAAGTGACTGTTAATCATTGTTTCAACTGTTTTTTGCATAGCTTACTTTGTTAAACTACATACAAAACTATCAATGATCTCTACTGTATGGTCTAAGCCGTTATTACCAAGTTGACTAATAAATTTTTTACCAACTGATATTTGGTGTTTTTTTATTGATTCGGGAAGTTGTATATACTTATTTATTCTTTTTGCGCAGTCATTTAGAATTTCAGAAGAGTTTTCAAATTTTCTTAGTTCCTCTAGAAATTCTTTCATGATTTTTTTTAAATCTCTTCCTGCTAGTTGCTTATGCTGAAAGTAATCAGAAAAGTGAATAGAATTTGATAGAGTTGCAATACCTTTTTCACGAAATTCATCTAGTTCTACGTAAGCACTGCTATTATATGGAGGTAAGAAAAAAATAGGTTTCTCATAAGCAATAGCTTCTAAAGGTGCTTCTAACCCTGGGTTAATCAAGATATCCTGAGACGATGCAACTTCTTGTAGCCATTGCGCATGTGACAAAATAGTAAATTTGTATATACCGTTTCCATATTTTTTGTCCAGATCTGCCATAATTTTTTCATTACCTGCAAATAACACAGAATCATACCTATCAGTATTAATCTCATTAACTATCAGCTTTGAAAAAGTATAGGGATAGTTACTATCTTTGCCTATTTTGTACCATCCTGCTGCCTCTGTTCCGCCATACGCAATAAGTAATTGTTTTTTTTGCGGATTATTTTTGTAAGAAATGTCTATAATAGGTCCAACAATTACCATATTTTTGATTTTTTGCGCATATTTTTTCATGTTACGTTCATTTTTTACAGAGTTCTGTTGAATATATAAATCAACGTCAAATAAATAATCAGGAATTTCATCCCACCACCAATAGAGCATATCCAACCATATCACGGGTAGGTTAACTTTCTTAGCAAGAATGACACTAGAACGATCTACACTAGAAAGGAGAGCATCGGCCTGCTTAAAAAGATCTTTACCCCAGTTCATAAACTCTTTTGAATCAGTATCAAATCTATAAACTTTACTAAATTTAACTCGGCTGGCTAGTTGATATGCTGTTCCGTCTCCAACAAAGGAGACGTGATGTCCTTTTTCAAGAAGTTTTTCACAAACAGTAATTAACTTACTTACTGGGCCAAATGCGAAATTTTCTGCTATTGCTATTATTTTTGCCATATTAACTTTTTCTAAACTCTAGTACTCTGTATATTTCGTAGCCATAATCTTTTTCTGCAACAATATTTAATGATAAACCTGATTGTTCTACCAGTTTTTCTATATGTCCAAGAGGGTCTACAAAACTTACTTTAGAAGCATTTGAGAAGGTCATAAGTACTCTTCCAGAATCATTTAACCGGCTATGACATCCTTGTATAAATTGCGTTGCTAGAGACATATCTGGGCTGTCAGCAACTGCCATTTCTAAAATAGTTTCAGGAGTGGCAGGAAGCAATGGCGGGTTTGCTATTATTAAATCAAATTTTTCATTTTTTAATACACCTTGCCATAAGTTCCCTACTCTAAAATCAGTTTTGCTGGTTGCTAAGTTTCTTGTTGCATTTTCATGTGCACAAGCTATTGCTTCGGAAGATGCATCCACACCAACAACTTTGCTAGCCTGTTGCTTGACCAATAATCCTAAGACTCCTGAGCCACAGAACATATCTAACACTACTGAGCTATTTTCTGTATTCAGGTTTTCGGCCAGCATTCTTGTGACTTTCGTAAATGCAGGATTAAAAACATTTGGATAAATTACAAGTTGTAAGCCCATAAATTCCTGTTCATAAGGAGTTTTATGTTGAGAATGAAGACTCAATAATTTTTGAGCAGGTCTTAAATCCAAGCTAATGTTTTCAGCTATCATGACAAAATAGATATACTAATTATTGTATGATATACAATGTATAACATTTTCTATATTATATAATAATACTTGATTTATACAAATCGAAAGTTTTATGAGAATATTTTTTTTGGCAAGTATATCTGCTCCATATAAACTCAAGGCAGTTTTTCCATTGATTATTCGGGAAATAGAAGGATATGGTAACGAAGTCATATATGAGCACGTTCTTGATAAGCCCACTAATGTCCAAAAGTTAACCTCGCAACAACTAGAGGAAAGGGCTAAGAGACTTTCAAAGGAAATGTTAAGTTGTGAGTGTGTTGTTTTTGAAGGAACTCATCCTAGTACAGGATCGGGTTTTTTACTTTCGCAAGCCACTAAGAAAAACATTCCTACTCTATTTTTAACACAAGAAAAATACTCAGGTTTGTATTTAGCCGATCGTAGTAGACTATTGGTGATTAAATATTATCACCCCGAAAAGAAAAATGATTTTAAATTAATTATTAAGAAGTTCTTAAAGTTTGCTCAGAAAAAAAAGTTGTCAAATAGATTTAATTTGATGATAAGTGATTCTATGAATAAATATATAGGCAAGTGTTCAAAAAATAATAATACGTCGAAAGCTGATTTCTTAAGGAATTTGGTTTATGAGAAAATGAGGAATGAGAATGCGAAATAGTAAATATATTCAAATACACAATAACTTAACAAACATAACAATTCAATATAACTCTGGTAGTTATTAAAATAGTGAGTAGTGGGGTGGGGTAAATTATTTCAATACAGATCTAAGCGTATCCTCTCAAGTCTGGAATGTAGATATATGCGTTTTGTCTCTCAATGTTGGTTCTAACGTCGTCCACAGTGTGGAGCCACGCTGAACGATCGGCGTATTTTACGATTTCGTCAAAGGGGTTTAGGTAGTCATACTGCACTAAACTGCCATTTAACCTCAAGTTCTGAAGTGTCATCTTGATTAATTGGTGTTTTTCTTCCATTTCAGAACTTTCAAAGATGTTTTTTGCCCGATTAGCAAGGTTTAGCACATGATCTACGGTCAAATAGTAGTTATCTTCGGCATCTTGTAATAACTTGAGCCTTGCGTCTGTATCAGCGATTTTGTTTCGGGTCTGTAGGTAGTATTTGTCATACTCGCTCTTAGTAATACCACCCTTACCAACAAATATTGGTCTAATAATGTGGTGTTTTTCATCACCCGTACATTCAAATGCAAATACCTTTTTGAAGTTGGTTTTTGCAACTATCTCTTTTGCATAGTGCAATGCGCCATTTTCTGCAAAATCGGTAATCGATTTAGTATCAAGTGCTAATTCTGTTTCGCTTTCATCTGTGTAGTGGGCTTGTTTATTTAAGTCTGCTTTATCTTCTACAACTAAGATGAAGTCGCCTGATTTTGCGGTAAATTCTGGAAAGCCAACTCTACCAGTACCCTTTTTGGATGATGTTTTCAGTGCTTCGTGTATTTCTGCAATATTGCTTGCGTTTGGAGTAAATTGAATTTCCGCCGACGTTAGAAGGTTGCCAATATGAAAATCTAATGTTCTTTCGTTTTTATTCATGGTGTTATTTTTTCGATTGCAAAAACTTTTCTAAAACATTTTTTTCAATTCGGTATTGCTTGCCTGCTTTTTTGGAAACCAGCTTGCCCGATTGAGTTTCTCTTTGAGGGAGCAGAATCTGATTTGGAAAAAATTCGTTCCTATGAATACAAATGGGGAGGTAAAAAAGAGCAAATGGTTAGAGCAGATATATCAAAACCCATGGAAGAAGCATTGATTGGTTATTCAAGAACTGCTTTTCAAGCCACAGAGTGCAGGGATTATGCTAGATTTGATTATCGTGTGGGTGATGACCAACAGCCTTACTTAGTAGATATTAACTACAACCCAGGAATTGGTCTTAATACCCACGGATTAAATAATACTCTAACCATGATAGCGAGCTTTGACGGGTATACTTTTGAGGATTTAGTTGAGAAAATAGTTAGAACCGCTGCTACAAGAGAAGGTATATTGTGAAACAAGACAGAGAAAGAAGAACTATTATAATAGCTAACACTGCGGAAGCATTCAGTAAACCTTTGTCTCGTGCTGGTAATACACCAAAAGGAAAACAAAGAATCAATCACGAGCTTGCACTATCACAAAGAGCTTTCTTTTGGGAAAGTGATAATAAGGCAATAGTCACTCCTTATAAAATCCCTAATCTTCTATTTCAAACCAATATGTCTTCGTTAAGTTATCGTAATGTAGATAATTTATTTCCAAAGATAGCGGACATCAACCTTTGCCAGATGATAATGAAGGACAAAAAACTATGGACAAGGTTGATTGGTTTAATTAAGCAAAATCCGTATACTAGATTAACGCCCTATGCTGTAACTCCAGACTTTATAACCCTTGTAAAAGAACTTAAGAAAGAAAATGTTGATTTTGAAGTTTGGGAAAATGAAGACACAAGTAACATTGTTGAATATCTTGATTCTAAGATTGGCTTTAGAGAAGTTTTAGCTACTCAGATAAAAATCCCCAAGGGATTCGTTTGTAAAAGCTCAGAGGAAGTATTTAATAAGGTTAATTGGTTTTTGAGCAAGAATAAAAGTTGTGTAATAAAGGCTAATGTAGGCGAATCTGGTTGGGGAATGTTAATTATAGATAAAGCTAAATTTAAAGATAATAAAAAATTAATACCATATATTAAACAGGAATTTGCTAATGACAATATCTGGCAAGATGAGCTGTTTGTAGTTGAAGAATATTTAATTGTTGATATGAAAATTGGAGGTGGCTCGCTTTCTACAGAGGTTTTTGTATCAGATGAGGATCTTGAAATTACTTATTCCTGTGAGCAGATATTAAGTAAAACTGGCGAGTTTTTAGGAATCGGTGTTGGGAAGAGTGGCTTTTCCAAACAAATACAGATAAAACTTGAAGACATAGCTATGAAAGTTGGGCAGAAATATAGAGACTTAGGATACCGTGGGTTTTTTGATTTAGACTTTGTAATAACTGAAGATAGAACAATATATGCAGTTGAAACCAATACAAGAAGAACTGGGGGTACGCATGTCTACGACCTAGGTAGAAGAATATTTAAGGGGAGTGTGTCTAACTGGGGATACCTTATATCCGAAGACTCTTTTAGATATAGTAGTAAGCAGAATATTCTTTCAGATGAGAAAATTATTAATACCGTAGAGGATCTACTATTTCCAATAAAAGAAAAAAATAATGGAATAGTGATTACTTTAATTAATAACGTAGACCCTATATTGGGCTATATAGTTGTTGCTGACAGCAGAAAGCAAGCTGTATCTTTGCAAAAGAAATTTAGAGACCGTTGGAAATAGAGTGTAGTAGAATATAACTTATGAATACACAAACAAAACTTTTAAAAGTTGTGCCGTTTCAGGAAACACTAGGCGGTGGATACTGTGGTCCTGCC encodes:
- a CDS encoding histidine phosphatase family protein, coding for MKNRFYLVRHGKTKKQIGDPPLSIKGIKQARSTAKYFKLLPIQKLLASPIIRTQQTAQYIADVLALDVVTLNLLRERVNWGDDPNQTFDDFLAMWQRASLERNWQPPVGDSSYAAGERICKIISSTPDELSHIVLVTHGGIITDFLRNVFEASLLDNRLTNFSKAKDGSLIECSITIVDYYTDKSAYDLVELGSTSHLHEL
- a CDS encoding NAD-dependent epimerase → MTKNHLQQFYSNKEILITGGLGFIGSNLAIALVKLGAHVTLIDSLIPDYGGNLFNIQEVKNKLNINISDVRDRPSINYLVKDKDILFNLAGTLSHIDSMTDPFTDLEVNCVSQLSILEACRLNNPLIKIVWAGTRNQYGRPTYLPVDENHPQVPTDVNGINNIAGEQYHLLYFHIYGIKTTSLRLTNCYGPRHQMKHSRQGVLNWFLRQLIDSNEIKLMGAGSQIRDINYVDDVVDAFLLSAASDNTWGQAFNLGGEAVSLEEFIKTAITVYGKGKYSCVEFSEDRKKIEVGSYIANWEKFNKYVGWKPMTTLENGIKLTLNFYEKNKNYYWD